One segment of Candidatus Woesearchaeota archaeon DNA contains the following:
- a CDS encoding ribonuclease Z — translation MTLKNGDVKFNFGVTVLGIGNSHSELYYRSSFLLHAAGETVLVDCPDPIQKMFKEGYMARERKIKPESIDSVIITHAHGDHCNGLESLGFQLYNEKWFGRRLNPVNLYCLDFDAIWGRLCGSMGELLNPFTQQLECKSLEDYFNLILLVPEKEREIGYLTVQIYKTKHHGLNSFGFKASVCNQSLGYSSDTTFDPGLIEFFQDCDVIIHECNGALPGIHTGYEQLMSLPETIRKKMYLIHCPDHFDRFNSKIKVLEEGQYLEIG, via the coding sequence ATGACGTTGAAAAATGGTGATGTTAAATTTAATTTTGGGGTAACTGTTTTAGGAATTGGGAACTCTCATTCTGAGTTGTATTATAGAAGTAGTTTTTTATTACACGCAGCAGGAGAAACTGTTTTGGTTGATTGTCCTGATCCCATACAAAAAATGTTTAAAGAGGGGTATATGGCGCGAGAACGAAAAATTAAACCTGAATCAATTGATTCTGTAATAATCACTCATGCACACGGAGATCATTGTAATGGTCTGGAAAGTTTGGGATTTCAACTTTATAATGAAAAATGGTTTGGAAGAAGACTTAATCCAGTTAATTTATATTGTTTAGATTTTGATGCAATTTGGGGTAGACTTTGTGGGAGTATGGGTGAATTACTCAATCCATTTACGCAACAATTAGAGTGTAAAAGTCTTGAAGATTATTTTAATCTCATTTTGCTTGTTCCAGAAAAAGAGCGGGAAATTGGATATTTAACTGTCCAAATATATAAAACAAAACATCATGGGCTAAATTCATTTGGGTTTAAAGCAAGTGTTTGCAATCAAAGTTTGGGATATAGTTCGGACACTACATTTGATCCTGGACTTATAGAATTTTTTCAAGATTGTGATGTAATAATTCATGAATGCAATGGGGCTTTGCCGGGAATTCATACGGGTTATGAACAACTAATGAGTTTACCTGAGACTATACGAAAAAAAATGTATCTTATTCACTGTCCTGATCACTTCGATAGATTTAACTCTAAAATAAAAGTATTAGAAGAAGGACAATATTTGGAAATTGGATAA
- a CDS encoding redox-regulated ATPase YchF, giving the protein MFVGIVGKPSCGKSTFFKAATLADVDIANYPFTTIKPNHAVGFIKIECVDKEFDRQCNPRTGFCINHWRFVPIDLMDVAGLVPGAHEGLGMGNQFLEDLRQADALVHVIDISGSVNEKGEPVPQLSYDPANDIKFLEKELDFWYLGILKKGWIKFARQVMQEKTEIAKSLGKQLSALKVTEDMVAAAIHKLELNPTKPSEWTEEHLLNLSTELRKITKPMIIAANKIDVPGAEKNFERLKNDFPDYTIIPCSAESELALKEADKHGLIKYLPGENSFELLNAEKLNDKQKAALNFIKTTILEKFGTTGVQDALNKSIFDILDYIAIFPGGVNKLEDQDGNVLPDCFLLKNGSTALDFAYKIHTDLGKHFIRAIDVKSKRTVGKEHLLKNRDVVEIISDK; this is encoded by the coding sequence ATGTTTGTAGGAATAGTGGGAAAACCATCTTGTGGAAAAAGTACATTTTTCAAAGCAGCAACCTTAGCAGATGTAGATATTGCTAATTATCCTTTTACAACCATTAAACCAAATCATGCAGTCGGATTCATAAAAATAGAATGTGTCGATAAAGAATTTGACAGACAGTGCAATCCCAGAACTGGATTTTGCATTAATCACTGGAGATTTGTACCTATTGATTTGATGGATGTTGCAGGGCTAGTTCCAGGAGCTCATGAAGGGCTAGGAATGGGAAATCAATTCTTAGAAGATTTAAGACAAGCGGACGCATTAGTTCATGTTATTGATATCTCAGGAAGTGTTAATGAAAAAGGAGAACCAGTTCCGCAATTAAGTTATGATCCTGCAAATGATATTAAATTCTTAGAAAAAGAACTTGATTTTTGGTATTTAGGAATTCTTAAAAAAGGCTGGATTAAATTTGCCAGACAAGTAATGCAAGAAAAAACAGAAATTGCAAAATCACTAGGAAAACAACTCTCCGCTCTCAAAGTAACAGAAGACATGGTTGCCGCAGCAATACACAAACTTGAATTAAATCCCACAAAACCAAGCGAATGGACTGAAGAACATCTTCTTAATTTATCAACAGAATTAAGAAAAATCACAAAACCAATGATCATTGCAGCAAATAAAATTGATGTTCCCGGAGCTGAGAAAAATTTTGAAAGATTAAAAAATGATTTTCCAGATTACACAATCATTCCTTGTAGTGCCGAAAGTGAACTCGCATTAAAAGAAGCAGATAAACACGGACTCATCAAATATCTCCCAGGAGAAAATTCATTCGAATTATTAAATGCAGAAAAACTTAATGACAAACAAAAAGCTGCATTAAATTTTATCAAAACTACAATTCTTGAAAAATTTGGTACAACCGGAGTTCAAGATGCACTTAACAAATCAATTTTTGACATTCTAGATTATATTGCAATATTTCCAGGAGGAGTTAATAAATTAGAAGATCAAGACGGTAACGTTCTTCCAGATTGTTTCTTACTAAAGAATGGCTCAACTGCTCTTGATTTCGCATACAAAATCCATACTGATTTAGGAAAACATTTTATTCGCGCAATTGATGTTAAATCTAAAAGAACGGTAGGTAAAGAACATCTTCTTAAAAACCGCGATGTTGTTGAAATTATTAGTGATAAATAA
- a CDS encoding deoxynucleoside kinase has protein sequence MAYYADNLRIAVTGNIGSGKSTLCDFLSSPRMKDTLLRTLPPNGIYGVHQFSEIFNDAGLADFYKDPKAHAFEAQIEFFNGRLEREHQIRNCRGIVLEDRTLREDYFIFGMAQRELGHMSEAQFAVYQRTFDLMTREIEEPDLMVYLRADIDTLMSRISTRGRDMEKQIPREYIEKLNQLYEAFVAQHITCPVIFVDANEDIEERSYLEDTAQKIVDTINRLDLRIRTPGLIDWISLPETLATSRAIHAENILREYLAAHPSLITIAGNVALGKSSLTANLAQALDLQGLYENPEKNPLLYPFLADKPTHCLQLQRNFLEFRSAQRIQGKSGNTSYIKDRSLPEDILAFSRAFKEQGILKPREYDVLMAEFRRANEQLPQADLMIHLKAPGDFSWQRILQRGRPAEIEGGWTPEEINALAKIYQTFTTDVVTSGFHKGPIIEIPVQHVDTNLRIHLGYVCEQMYQALSGKRITYTTNSKL, from the coding sequence TTGGCATACTATGCAGATAATTTAAGAATTGCAGTTACAGGAAACATAGGCAGTGGAAAATCAACATTATGCGATTTCTTATCAAGTCCAAGAATGAAAGATACCCTTCTTAGAACTCTACCTCCAAATGGAATTTACGGAGTTCATCAATTTTCAGAAATTTTTAATGATGCAGGACTTGCAGATTTTTATAAAGATCCTAAAGCACATGCATTCGAAGCCCAAATTGAATTCTTTAATGGCCGTCTTGAACGAGAACATCAAATTAGAAATTGCAGAGGAATCGTTCTTGAAGACAGAACTCTTAGAGAAGATTATTTTATTTTTGGTATGGCACAAAGAGAATTAGGCCACATGTCTGAAGCGCAATTTGCAGTATATCAAAGAACATTTGATTTAATGACTCGTGAAATTGAGGAACCTGATTTAATGGTTTATTTAAGAGCTGATATTGACACATTAATGTCCAGAATTTCAACTCGCGGAAGAGATATGGAAAAACAAATTCCTCGAGAATATATTGAAAAACTCAACCAACTTTATGAAGCATTTGTCGCACAGCATATAACTTGTCCAGTTATTTTCGTTGATGCAAATGAAGATATTGAAGAAAGAAGTTATTTAGAAGATACTGCTCAAAAAATAGTGGACACAATAAACCGACTTGATTTAAGAATAAGAACTCCTGGATTAATTGATTGGATATCGCTCCCGGAAACACTTGCAACATCAAGAGCAATTCACGCAGAAAACATTTTAAGAGAGTATTTAGCAGCGCATCCTTCATTAATAACTATCGCAGGAAATGTCGCATTAGGTAAATCTTCTTTAACTGCAAACTTAGCCCAAGCATTAGATTTACAAGGATTATATGAAAATCCAGAAAAAAATCCGCTTTTATATCCATTCTTAGCAGACAAACCAACTCATTGTTTACAATTACAAAGAAATTTTTTAGAATTTCGTTCTGCACAAAGAATACAAGGCAAATCTGGTAATACAAGTTATATTAAAGATAGATCCCTCCCAGAAGATATTCTCGCATTTAGCAGAGCTTTCAAAGAACAAGGAATACTAAAACCCAGAGAATATGATGTTTTAATGGCTGAATTTAGACGAGCAAATGAACAACTACCACAAGCAGATTTAATGATTCATCTAAAAGCACCAGGTGACTTTTCTTGGCAACGAATACTTCAAAGAGGGAGACCTGCAGAAATAGAAGGAGGTTGGACTCCTGAAGAAATTAATGCATTAGCAAAAATTTATCAAACATTCACAACTGATGTTGTAACTTCAGGATTTCATAAAGGTCCAATAATTGAAATACCTGTTCAACATGTAGATACTAATTTAAGAATTCATTTAGGTTATGTTTGTGAACAAATGTATCAAGCACTATCAGGAAAAAGAATTACTTATACCACTAATTCAAAACTATAA
- a CDS encoding radical SAM protein: MKILLTGFNLQEDSFPLGLTYLKSFAQKNNSLNQFIIKEFSFGNRFSYDINKNIELQALTYIILQKPDVVAFSCYIWSIEVIKNMARAIKTINPKIKIILGGVEVNESALTKHIEFVIQGEGELAFSNLITQLNKKSPNLNSVPNLIYKKNNKIIKTKKIALKNLDDIPFPYRLKEKDTYHSIKIETTRGCPYSCKYCFYAECEKPREFSFNYLKKNIAYLFKNYQFKSLTILDANLNINKTRLKKVLEIIQKNCKNKKLSVNFELKPELIDQELITQLESFNLNINVELGLQSTDQTVLKSSGRSYDLKKVKTALHLLDTAKFKSKIDLMYGLPGDTFLKFLNSAKFILNNSRKQNQLRAHHFMLLNNTQFFREQENHKLQRFNQNNSSLIIKTNSQDAVDLEMINLFTHSLNEELKLTK; the protein is encoded by the coding sequence ATGAAAATATTATTAACAGGATTTAATCTGCAAGAGGACAGTTTCCCCTTAGGCTTAACTTATCTAAAAAGTTTTGCGCAAAAAAACAATTCACTTAATCAATTTATAATTAAAGAATTTTCTTTTGGAAACAGATTTAGTTATGACATTAACAAAAATATTGAACTCCAAGCACTAACCTACATTATTTTACAAAAACCAGATGTTGTCGCATTTAGTTGTTATATTTGGAGTATTGAAGTAATCAAAAATATGGCAAGAGCAATAAAAACTATCAACCCAAAAATTAAAATTATTTTAGGAGGGGTTGAAGTTAATGAGTCTGCACTCACAAAGCATATTGAGTTTGTAATTCAGGGCGAAGGAGAACTTGCATTTTCAAATTTAATTACTCAATTAAACAAGAAATCCCCTAACCTAAATAGCGTTCCTAATTTAATATACAAAAAAAATAATAAAATCATTAAAACAAAAAAAATAGCTCTTAAAAATTTAGATGATATTCCCTTTCCCTACAGACTTAAAGAAAAAGACACATATCATTCTATCAAAATAGAAACAACAAGAGGTTGTCCTTACTCTTGCAAATATTGTTTTTATGCAGAATGTGAAAAACCAAGGGAATTTTCATTTAATTACTTAAAAAAAAATATTGCATACTTATTTAAAAACTACCAATTCAAAAGTTTAACTATTCTTGACGCTAATTTAAATATTAATAAAACTCGACTTAAAAAAGTTTTAGAAATCATTCAAAAAAATTGTAAAAACAAAAAACTTTCAGTAAACTTTGAATTAAAACCTGAATTAATAGACCAAGAATTAATAACACAACTTGAATCTTTTAATTTAAATATTAATGTCGAATTAGGACTTCAATCAACCGATCAAACAGTTTTAAAAAGCTCAGGAAGATCATATGACTTAAAAAAAGTAAAAACTGCTTTGCACCTACTTGATACTGCAAAATTTAAATCTAAAATTGATTTAATGTATGGGTTGCCTGGAGACACTTTTTTAAAATTTCTTAATTCTGCAAAATTTATTTTAAATAATTCAAGAAAACAAAACCAACTTAGAGCTCATCATTTCATGCTCCTTAATAATACTCAATTTTTTAGAGAACAAGAGAACCACAAATTACAAAGATTTAACCAAAATAATAGCAGTTTAATTATTAAAACTAATTCTCAAGATGCAGTAGACTTAGAAATGATAAATTTATTCACTCATTCTTTAAATGAAGAACTCAAACTCACAAAATAA
- a CDS encoding metal-dependent hydrolase: protein MPYAFGHLVGSWIIGKLYEKKNKKSLHNLVWFFLLLGAVFPDSDYLIEWLFKIEFHRMFTHSLIFLLIASFLVFVFSEIISKQNKEYALFFGLGILIHLILDSILAPGIMLFWPSKLLFSVQGISNYSLNSFQMLDSGSRLGYLKWAIFDMGIGTAWMFWLIINKNINFSK from the coding sequence ATGCCTTATGCATTTGGTCACTTAGTTGGCTCTTGGATTATTGGAAAATTATATGAAAAAAAGAATAAAAAAAGTTTACATAATCTTGTTTGGTTTTTTTTACTTCTTGGCGCAGTATTTCCTGATTCAGATTATTTGATTGAATGGCTATTTAAAATAGAATTTCATAGAATGTTTACTCATAGTTTGATATTTTTGCTTATTGCAAGTTTTCTTGTGTTTGTATTTTCGGAAATTATAAGTAAACAAAATAAAGAATATGCTCTGTTTTTTGGACTTGGAATTTTAATTCATTTAATTTTAGATTCTATACTTGCACCTGGAATTATGCTTTTTTGGCCAAGTAAATTATTATTTTCAGTTCAAGGGATTTCTAATTATTCTTTGAATAGTTTTCAAATGTTAGACTCTGGTTCAAGATTGGGATATTTAAAATGGGCTATATTTGATATGGGTATTGGAACTGCGTGGATGTTTTGGTTAATTATTAATAAAAATATAAATTTTAGTAAATAA